A single window of Triplophysa rosa linkage group LG20, Trosa_1v2, whole genome shotgun sequence DNA harbors:
- the LOC130570965 gene encoding LOW QUALITY PROTEIN: 5-hydroxytryptamine receptor 7-like (The sequence of the model RefSeq protein was modified relative to this genomic sequence to represent the inferred CDS: inserted 2 bases in 1 codon): MISAQTKDRAQELMTSLTSXDVSFLSTMQETTSTLPTASFLENDTRCGEQIFSYGHVEKVLIGGALTLLTFLTICGNLLVVISVCFVKKLKQPSNYLIVSLAVADLSVAVVVMPLVSITDLIGGQWIFGRLFCNVFIAMDVMCCTASIMTLCVISIDRYLGITKPLTYPVRQSGKCMAKIVLSVWLVSASITLPPLFGWAQNVNDDKVCLISQDLGYTIYSTAVAFYIPMSVMLIMYYRIYSVAKVSAAKHTFASFPKNDDKDSVNCVTAALKLQREVEECVSFSRLLKNDRKNISIFKREQKAAATLGIVVGAFAVCWLPFFLLSTARPFICGVQCSCVPLWVERTLLWLGYANSLINPFIYAFFNRDLRTTYHNLIRCRYRNINRKLSAASMHEALKLAERPDLVM, from the exons ATGATCTCAGCGCAGACGAAGGATCGCGCGCAGGAGCTCATGACTAGTTTGACATC GGACGTGAGTTTCCTCAGTACGATGCAAGAGACGACTTCAACTTTACCGACGGCAAGTTTCCTGGAGAACGACACGAGATGCGGAGAGCAGATTTTCAGTTACGGACACGTTGAGAAAGTGCTCATCGGAGGGGCTCTTACTTTGCTTACTTTTCTAACCATTTGCGGAAATTTGCTGGTGGTCATATCGGTGTGTTTTGTCAAGAAACTGAAGCAACCTTCCAATTATTTGATCGTTTCTCTGGCCGTTGCGGACCTTTCGGTGGCGGTGGTCGTGATGCCGCTTGTCAGCATCACTGACCTCATAGGTGGACAGTGGATCTTTGGGAGGCTTTTTTGCAACGTTTTTATCGCCATGGACGTGATGTGTTGCACAGCTTCGATAATGACACTTTGTGTAATAAGTATAGATAG GTACCTGGGCATCACTAAGCCACTGACGTATCCTGTGAGACAGAGCGGAAAGTGCATGGCCAAAATAGTGCTGTCTGTATGGCTTGTCTCCGCTTCCATCACCCTACCCCCACTATTCGGATGGGCTCAGAATGTCAATGATGATAAGGTGTGTTTGATCAGCCAGGACCTGGGTTACACAATATACTCCACAGCCGTGGCCTTCTACATCCCCATGTCCGTCATGCTCATTATGTACTACCGGATATACAGCGTGGCAAAGGTGAGTGCTGCCAAGCACACTTTCGCCAGCTTTCCTAAAAATGACGACAAGGACAGCGTCAACTGCGTGACGGCGGCCCTGAAGCTGCAGAGGGAAGTGGAGGAATGCGTGAGCTTTTCTCGCCTTCTGAAAAACGATCGTAAAAACATCTCAATTTTCAAAAGGGAGCAGAAGGCAGCGGCCACTCTTGGGATCGTCGTGGGGGCTTTTGCCGTGTGCTGGCTGCCCTTCTTTTTACTCTCCACCGCACGCCCGTTCATCTGCGGGGTGCAGTGCAGCTGCGTACCTTTGTGGGTGGAGAGGACGCTGTTGTGGTTGGGCTACGCCAACTCTCTTATCAACCCCTTCATCTATGCATTTTTCAACAGAGACCTCAGGACGACCTACCACAACCTTATTCGCTGCCGTTATCGAAACATCAACCGGAAGCTCTCTGCGGCCAGCATGCACGAGGCTTTGAAACTGGCAGAGAGACCTGACCTGGTGATGTAG